In a genomic window of Pseudomonas putida:
- a CDS encoding ABC transporter ATP-binding protein, with protein MSLNLIEIRDLSVAFSGQTVVRNLCLDIRPGECLALVGESGSGKSVTAHSILQLLPECGTETTGSIRYRSHELVGADAKRLRQLRGNRIAMIFQEPMTSLNPLHSIEKQIGETLLVHKGMAGKSAQARILELLHLVGIKNPKERLKAYPHQLSGGQRQRVMIAMALACEPELLIADEPTTALDVTVQRKILLLLKSLQQRLNMSLLLISHDLNLVRSIAQRVCVMKAGEIVEQAPCETLFTEPKHPYSCVLLNAEPEGEALPRDERENVLEVDNLRVQFPVSGGLFQRKTYLKAVDGISLNVQRGKTLGIVGESGSGKSTLGQAILRLLDSEGSIRFQGQALDDLTQKQLQPWRKQMQVVFQDPFGSLSPRMTVEQIICEGLEVHSQLNNEECITEVIRALQEVGLDPQSRHRYPHEFSGGQRQRIAIARALVLKPALILLDEPTSALDRTVQKQVVALLRQLQEKHGLTYLFISHDLAVVRALAHDMIVIKDGKVVESGASHEVFDSPQHPYTKELLAAAHLGQA; from the coding sequence ATGAGCCTTAACCTGATCGAAATCCGTGACCTCAGCGTGGCCTTCAGTGGCCAGACCGTGGTGCGCAACCTGTGCCTGGACATCCGCCCCGGCGAATGCCTGGCGCTGGTCGGCGAGTCGGGCTCGGGCAAGTCGGTGACCGCCCACTCGATCCTGCAATTGCTGCCCGAATGCGGCACCGAAACCACCGGCAGCATCCGCTACCGCAGCCATGAACTGGTGGGCGCCGACGCCAAGCGACTGCGGCAATTGCGTGGTAACCGCATCGCCATGATCTTCCAGGAGCCGATGACCTCCCTCAATCCCTTGCACAGCATCGAAAAGCAGATTGGCGAAACCCTGCTGGTGCACAAGGGCATGGCGGGCAAGTCGGCGCAGGCGCGCATCCTTGAACTGCTGCATCTTGTCGGCATCAAGAACCCCAAGGAGCGACTCAAGGCTTACCCCCATCAACTGTCCGGCGGCCAGCGGCAACGGGTGATGATCGCCATGGCCCTGGCCTGCGAACCGGAATTGCTGATTGCCGACGAGCCCACCACCGCACTGGACGTCACCGTGCAGCGCAAGATCCTGCTGCTGCTCAAATCCCTGCAACAGCGGCTCAACATGTCGCTGCTGTTGATCAGTCATGACCTCAACCTGGTGCGCAGCATCGCCCAGCGCGTCTGCGTGATGAAGGCTGGCGAAATCGTCGAGCAAGCCCCCTGCGAAACCCTGTTCACTGAACCGAAACACCCCTACAGCTGCGTGCTGCTCAACGCCGAGCCGGAAGGTGAAGCGCTGCCCCGCGACGAGCGTGAAAACGTGCTGGAAGTGGACAATCTGCGGGTGCAGTTCCCGGTTAGCGGCGGGTTGTTTCAGCGCAAGACCTACCTCAAGGCCGTGGATGGCATCAGCCTGAACGTGCAACGCGGCAAGACCCTGGGCATCGTTGGCGAATCCGGTTCCGGCAAGTCCACCCTGGGCCAGGCGATCCTGCGCCTGCTCGATTCCGAGGGCAGTATTCGCTTTCAGGGCCAGGCACTGGACGACCTGACCCAGAAGCAGCTTCAACCCTGGCGCAAGCAGATGCAGGTGGTATTCCAGGACCCGTTCGGCAGTTTGAGCCCGCGAATGACCGTGGAACAGATCATCTGTGAAGGGCTGGAGGTGCACAGCCAGTTGAATAATGAGGAATGCATCACCGAGGTAATCCGGGCTCTACAGGAAGTCGGCCTCGACCCGCAAAGCCGCCATCGCTATCCCCATGAATTCTCCGGCGGTCAGCGCCAACGCATCGCCATCGCCCGGGCGCTGGTGCTCAAGCCGGCGCTGATCCTGCTGGACGAACCGACCTCGGCGCTGGACCGCACCGTGCAAAAACAGGTGGTCGCCCTGCTCCGCCAGCTCCAGGAAAAACATGGCCTGACCTATCTGTTCATCAGCCATGACCTGGCGGTGGTACGCGCCCTGGCCCACGACATGATCGTGATCAAGGACGGCAAGGTGGTGGAAAGCGGCGCCAGCCACGAGGTGTTCGATTCACCGCAGCACCCGTACACCAAGGAGCTGTTGGCGGCGGCGCATTTGGGGCAGGCATAA
- a CDS encoding sigma-54 interaction domain-containing protein: MNTTESLKDYQRVRLLAIRSLFEIIEQSSEGTVIVDRDANIVWMNERYARRFGLSSAEGAIGKACESVIPGSLLREVVRTGRPILLDMQDTPKEPLVVMRLPIHDDAGEVIGAIGFALFDELRSLSPMLKRYMSMQEELASTRSLLRARQTKYNFAHFIGTSAASLEVKRRARRSASTESPVLLLGETGTGKELLAQAIHNASPRAHKAFVSINSAAIPESLLEAEFFGTAPGAFTGADRKGRAGKLQIAQGGTLFLDEIGDMPLPLQSKLLRVLQEKEFEPVGSNEVIQSDVRVIAATSTDLEAAIKRGEFRADLYYRLNVLPIHVPPLRDRLDDLPALSEAILEELRSQHELNVEALALLGQHAWPGNIRELRNVLERAALLSDDLRLSAADIRAAIGTFTPVERATALTIEPLEHETFSAARERFDRQLIENTLAQCGGKVIEAAARLGLGRSTLYKKMVALGIAESQ, from the coding sequence ATGAACACCACCGAAAGCCTCAAGGACTACCAGCGCGTGCGCCTGCTGGCGATCCGTTCGTTGTTCGAGATCATCGAGCAGTCGAGCGAAGGCACGGTGATTGTCGACCGCGATGCCAACATCGTCTGGATGAACGAGCGCTACGCCCGGCGCTTCGGCCTGTCCTCGGCGGAAGGCGCCATCGGCAAGGCCTGTGAAAGCGTGATCCCCGGCAGCCTGCTGCGCGAAGTGGTACGTACCGGCCGGCCAATCCTGCTGGACATGCAGGACACCCCCAAGGAACCACTGGTGGTCATGCGCCTGCCGATTCACGACGATGCAGGTGAAGTGATCGGCGCCATCGGGTTTGCCCTGTTCGACGAGTTGCGCAGCCTGTCGCCAATGCTCAAGCGCTACATGAGCATGCAGGAAGAACTGGCGTCCACGCGCTCCTTGCTGCGAGCCCGACAGACCAAGTACAACTTCGCCCACTTCATCGGCACCAGTGCCGCCAGCCTCGAAGTCAAACGCCGCGCCCGTCGCAGTGCCAGCACCGAATCGCCAGTGCTGCTACTGGGCGAAACCGGCACCGGCAAGGAACTGCTGGCCCAGGCGATCCACAACGCCTCGCCCCGGGCACACAAGGCGTTTGTAAGCATCAACAGCGCGGCGATTCCCGAATCGCTGCTGGAAGCCGAATTCTTTGGCACCGCCCCCGGCGCCTTCACCGGTGCCGACCGCAAGGGCCGCGCCGGCAAGTTGCAGATCGCCCAGGGCGGCACGCTTTTCCTCGATGAGATCGGCGACATGCCGCTGCCGCTGCAAAGCAAACTGTTGCGGGTTTTGCAGGAAAAGGAATTCGAACCGGTGGGCTCCAATGAGGTGATCCAGAGCGATGTCCGGGTCATCGCCGCGACCTCCACCGATCTTGAGGCTGCGATCAAGCGCGGCGAGTTTCGCGCCGACCTGTATTACCGCCTCAATGTCCTGCCGATCCACGTACCCCCGTTGCGCGACCGACTGGACGACCTGCCCGCGCTCAGCGAAGCGATCCTGGAAGAGTTGCGCAGCCAACATGAACTCAATGTCGAAGCGCTCGCCTTGCTGGGTCAACATGCCTGGCCGGGGAACATTCGCGAACTGCGCAACGTGCTGGAGCGGGCGGCGTTGCTCAGCGATGACCTGCGTCTCTCGGCGGCGGATATCCGGGCGGCCATCGGCACCTTCACCCCGGTTGAGCGGGCAACTGCGTTGACCATCGAACCGCTGGAGCACGAGACATTCAGCGCGGCGCGGGAGCGTTTCGACCGGCAATTGATCGAGAACACCCTGGCGCAATGCGGGGGCAAGGTGATCGAGGCGGCGGCCAGATTGGGGCTTGGGCGGTCGACGTTGTACAAGAAGATGGTGGCATTGGGGATCGCGGAGTCTCAATAA
- a CDS encoding GntP family permease → MSVIIALAALALLMLAAYRGYSVILFAPIAALGAVLLTDPSAVAPAFTGVFMEKMVGFIKLYFPVFLLGAVFGKLIELSGFSRSIVAAAIRLLGTRQAMLVIVLVCALLTYGGVSLFVVVFAVYPFAAEMFRQSNIPKRLIPATIALGAFSFTMDALPGTPQIQNIIPSTFFNTTAWAAPWLGVIGTIFVFCAGMLFLQRQRNKAQRAGEGYGSDLRNEPETAADIKLPNPWIALSPLLAVGIMNLLFTQWIPQWYGKTHSLALPGMAAPVTTDIAKLTAIWAVQAALLVGILMVLAFGFQAIRSKLAEGSKSAVSGALLAAMNTASEYGFGAVIASLPGFLVLADWLKSIPNPLVNEAITVTLLAGITGSASGGMSIALAAMSEQFISAAHAANIPLEVLHRVAAMASGGMDTLPHNGAVITLLAVTGLTHREAYKDIFCITLIKTLAVFVVIGTFYATGIV, encoded by the coding sequence ATGAGTGTGATCATTGCCTTGGCAGCCCTTGCGCTGCTGATGCTGGCTGCCTACCGCGGCTATAGCGTTATCCTTTTTGCCCCCATCGCCGCCCTCGGCGCTGTCCTGCTTACTGACCCTTCCGCCGTCGCGCCTGCCTTCACCGGCGTGTTCATGGAAAAAATGGTCGGCTTCATCAAGTTGTACTTCCCGGTGTTCCTGCTCGGTGCCGTGTTCGGCAAGCTGATCGAGCTGTCGGGCTTCTCGCGCTCCATCGTCGCCGCGGCCATCCGCTTGCTGGGCACGCGCCAGGCGATGCTGGTGATCGTGCTGGTCTGTGCGCTGCTCACCTATGGCGGTGTGTCGCTGTTCGTGGTGGTGTTCGCGGTCTATCCGTTTGCCGCCGAAATGTTCCGCCAGAGCAACATCCCCAAGCGCCTGATCCCGGCGACCATCGCCCTGGGCGCGTTCTCGTTCACCATGGACGCCCTGCCCGGCACCCCGCAGATCCAGAACATCATCCCCAGCACCTTCTTCAACACCACCGCGTGGGCGGCGCCCTGGCTGGGGGTGATCGGCACGATCTTCGTGTTCTGCGCCGGCATGCTGTTCCTGCAGCGCCAGCGCAACAAGGCCCAGCGCGCCGGTGAAGGCTATGGCAGCGACCTGCGCAATGAGCCGGAAACCGCCGCCGACATCAAGCTGCCCAACCCATGGATTGCCCTGTCGCCGCTGCTGGCCGTGGGCATCATGAACCTGCTGTTCACCCAGTGGATTCCCCAGTGGTACGGCAAGACCCACAGCCTGGCGCTGCCGGGCATGGCCGCGCCGGTCACCACCGATATCGCCAAGCTCACCGCGATCTGGGCGGTTCAGGCGGCGCTGCTGGTGGGCATCCTCATGGTGCTGGCATTCGGTTTCCAGGCCATTCGCAGCAAACTGGCCGAAGGCAGTAAGAGTGCAGTGAGCGGCGCGCTGCTGGCGGCGATGAACACCGCCTCGGAATACGGCTTCGGTGCGGTGATCGCCTCGTTGCCGGGCTTTTTGGTACTGGCCGACTGGCTCAAAAGCATTCCCAATCCGCTGGTCAACGAAGCGATTACCGTGACCTTGCTGGCCGGTATCACCGGGTCCGCGTCGGGTGGCATGAGCATCGCCCTGGCGGCGATGTCCGAGCAGTTCATCAGCGCCGCCCACGCCGCCAACATCCCGCTGGAAGTGCTGCACCGCGTGGCCGCGATGGCCAGCGGCGGCATGGACACCCTGCCGCACAACGGCGCGGTGATTACCCTGCTGGCGGTCACTGGCCTGACCCACCGTGAAGCTTACAAAGACATATTCTGTATTACGCTGATCAAGACCCTGGCGGTCTTCGTGGTAATCGGCACTTTCTACGCCACTGGCATTGTGTGA
- the hbdH gene encoding 3-hydroxybutyrate dehydrogenase, whose product MTTLSGKTALVTGSTSGIGLGIALSLAKAGANLVLNGFGDASKVIAEVGQFGGKVGHHPADVSDPAQIADMIAYVEREFGGVDILVNNAGIQHVAPVDEFPVERWDSIIAINLSSVFHSTRLSLPGMRAKGWGRVINIASVHGLVGSTGKAAYVAAKHGVIGLTKVVALETATSNVTCNAICPGWVLTPLVQKQIDDRAATGIDPQQAQHDLLAEKQPSLEFVTPPQLGELVLFLCSEAGSQVRGAAWNVDGGWLAQ is encoded by the coding sequence ATGACGACTCTTTCAGGCAAGACCGCACTGGTCACCGGCTCCACCAGCGGCATCGGCTTGGGCATCGCCCTGAGCCTGGCCAAGGCGGGCGCCAATCTGGTCCTCAACGGTTTCGGCGATGCGTCGAAAGTGATCGCCGAGGTCGGCCAGTTCGGCGGCAAGGTCGGCCATCACCCCGCCGATGTCAGTGATCCGGCGCAGATCGCCGACATGATTGCCTACGTCGAACGAGAATTCGGCGGCGTCGACATCCTGGTGAACAACGCCGGTATCCAGCATGTGGCACCAGTGGACGAGTTCCCGGTGGAGCGCTGGGATTCGATCATCGCCATCAATCTGTCCTCGGTGTTCCATAGCACGCGCCTGAGTCTGCCGGGCATGCGCGCCAAGGGTTGGGGCCGGGTGATCAACATTGCTTCAGTGCATGGCCTGGTCGGCTCGACCGGCAAGGCGGCTTATGTGGCGGCCAAGCATGGCGTGATCGGCCTGACCAAGGTCGTCGCCCTGGAAACCGCCACCAGCAACGTCACCTGCAACGCGATTTGCCCAGGCTGGGTACTGACGCCGCTGGTGCAGAAACAGATCGATGATCGCGCCGCGACGGGTATCGACCCGCAACAGGCGCAACATGACCTGCTGGCGGAGAAGCAGCCGTCACTGGAGTTCGTCACCCCGCCGCAACTGGGCGAGCTGGTGCTGTTCCTGTGCAGCGAGGCTGGCAGCCAGGTGCGGGGGGCGGCGTGGAATGTGGATGGTGGGTGGTTGGCGCAATAA
- a CDS encoding acetoacetate--CoA ligase, whose translation MSEILWQPSPERIAKTRMEAFRRFVIKRHHLHLDDYPALHQWSIDQRPDFWQAIVDFFDIRFHEQPDAVLVEGSQMPDAHWFPGATLNFAEHLLRRRDDAIAVIAVAENGQREHLSWAELAEHVAGFQNGLIAAGVGVGDRVAACMPNTWQTLVAMLATTSLGAIWSCSSPDFGTQGVIDRFGQIEPKVLVTCAGYRYAGKEIDQRVKLNEILERLPSLRQLVVVPYAQPHTHIEDFHTSANVTLWDDFYCPGGKPDFVAVPFDHPLYILYSSGTTGVPKCIIHGTGGVLLQHVKEHGLHCDLGPGERLFYYTTCGWMMWNWLVSALAVGSSVVLYDGSPFEPVPERLIDLIDDERISVFGTSPKFLATLESSGVKPAQSHDLGSLKTLLCTGSALSPQSYDYVYRDLKPDLCLASMSGGTDIISCFANGNPLQPVRRGEMQGKSLGMAVEVWNDEGQPVIGEKGELVCTRHFPAMPIGLWHDPDGEKLRASYFSQFPGVWAQGDYAEQLLDGGMMIHGRSDAVLNPGGVRIGTAEIYRQVEKVPQVLDSVAIGQQWQDDVRVVLFVRLQDGVTLDETLQQQIRQVIRANTTPRHVPAKIIAVTDIPRTISGKIVELAVRNVVHGQKVRNTDALANPEALEQFRDRPELQN comes from the coding sequence ATGTCCGAAATACTCTGGCAACCCAGCCCCGAACGCATCGCCAAAACCCGCATGGAAGCTTTTCGCCGCTTCGTCATCAAGCGTCACCACCTGCACCTCGACGACTACCCTGCCCTGCATCAATGGTCCATCGATCAGCGCCCGGACTTCTGGCAGGCGATCGTCGATTTCTTCGATATCCGCTTCCATGAGCAACCCGACGCGGTGCTGGTAGAAGGCTCGCAAATGCCCGACGCCCATTGGTTTCCCGGTGCCACCCTGAACTTCGCCGAACACCTCCTGCGCCGCCGCGACGATGCCATCGCAGTCATTGCCGTGGCGGAAAACGGCCAGCGCGAACACCTGAGCTGGGCTGAACTGGCCGAGCATGTCGCCGGTTTCCAGAATGGCTTGATCGCCGCCGGTGTCGGCGTGGGCGACCGGGTGGCCGCGTGCATGCCCAACACTTGGCAAACCCTGGTGGCGATGCTCGCCACCACCAGCCTCGGGGCGATCTGGTCCTGCTCTTCGCCAGACTTCGGCACTCAAGGGGTCATTGACCGTTTCGGCCAGATCGAGCCGAAAGTCCTGGTGACCTGCGCCGGCTACCGCTATGCCGGCAAAGAGATCGACCAACGGGTCAAGCTCAACGAAATTCTCGAACGCCTGCCATCGCTGCGACAGCTGGTCGTCGTGCCCTACGCGCAGCCCCACACGCACATCGAAGACTTCCACACCTCTGCCAATGTCACGCTCTGGGACGACTTCTACTGTCCGGGCGGCAAGCCGGACTTCGTCGCCGTGCCCTTCGACCACCCGCTGTACATCCTCTATTCCAGCGGCACCACCGGCGTGCCCAAGTGCATCATCCACGGCACCGGCGGCGTGCTGCTGCAACACGTCAAGGAACACGGCCTGCATTGCGATCTCGGCCCTGGCGAGCGCCTGTTCTACTACACCACCTGCGGCTGGATGATGTGGAACTGGCTGGTCTCGGCCCTGGCAGTCGGCAGTTCGGTAGTGCTGTATGACGGCTCGCCGTTCGAGCCTGTCCCGGAGCGTTTGATTGATCTGATCGACGACGAACGCATCAGCGTCTTTGGCACCAGCCCAAAATTCCTCGCCACCCTGGAAAGCAGCGGCGTCAAACCTGCGCAAAGTCATGACCTGGGCAGCCTGAAGACCTTGCTCTGCACCGGTTCCGCGCTGTCACCGCAGAGCTACGACTACGTGTACCGCGATCTCAAGCCTGACCTGTGTCTGGCATCGATGTCGGGTGGCACCGATATCATTTCCTGCTTCGCCAACGGCAATCCCCTGCAACCGGTACGTCGTGGCGAAATGCAGGGCAAAAGCCTCGGGATGGCCGTCGAGGTGTGGAACGACGAGGGCCAGCCGGTGATCGGCGAAAAAGGTGAACTGGTGTGCACCCGGCACTTCCCGGCCATGCCCATCGGCCTGTGGCATGACCCTGATGGCGAAAAGCTGCGCGCCTCGTATTTCAGCCAGTTCCCCGGCGTCTGGGCCCAGGGCGACTACGCCGAGCAACTGCTCGATGGCGGGATGATGATCCACGGGCGCTCCGACGCGGTGCTCAATCCCGGCGGCGTGCGCATTGGCACGGCGGAAATCTATCGCCAGGTGGAAAAAGTCCCGCAGGTGCTCGACAGCGTGGCCATTGGTCAGCAGTGGCAGGACGACGTACGGGTGGTGTTGTTCGTGCGCCTGCAGGACGGCGTGACGCTGGATGAAACGCTGCAACAGCAGATCCGCCAGGTCATTCGTGCCAACACCACGCCGCGCCATGTGCCGGCGAAGATCATCGCGGTGACCGACATTCCCCGGACCATCAGCGGCAAGATTGTCGAGCTGGCGGTGCGCAATGTGGTGCATGGGCAGAAGGTCAGGAACACCGATGCGCTGGCGAACCCCGAGGCGCTGGAGCAATTTCGCGACCGCCCCGAACTGCAGAACTGA
- a CDS encoding PilT/PilU family type 4a pilus ATPase, whose protein sequence is MEIDALLKRLASQNGSDLYLSTGAPPSARFDGVLTPLAEQSFKPGEIALIAASIMDAEQRLEFDRELEMNLAISLPGVGRFRVNIFKQRNDVSMVVRNVKLDIPRYEDLKLPPVLLETVMLKQGLMLFVGATGSGKSTSLAALIDYRNRHSRGHIVTIEDPIEFIHRHKNSIINQREVGVDTRSFHMALKNTLRQAPDVVLIGEIRDRETMEHALAFADTGHLVISTLHAHNASQALDRVINFFPEERRGQLLHDLGNNLKAFVSQRLVRARDGGRRVAVEVLLGTPTVGDLIRLNRLDDLKEIMEKSTAQGMQTFDAALYELVVEGAISEEEALKNADSVNNLRLRVKLHAEAIPGTHTPPGDWGLMD, encoded by the coding sequence ATGGAAATCGATGCGTTGTTAAAACGACTGGCCAGCCAGAATGGGTCCGACCTTTACCTGTCGACGGGCGCACCGCCCAGTGCGCGGTTCGACGGGGTGCTGACGCCACTGGCGGAGCAATCGTTCAAACCGGGGGAAATCGCGCTCATCGCCGCCTCCATCATGGACGCCGAACAGCGCCTTGAGTTCGATCGTGAACTGGAAATGAACCTGGCGATTTCCCTGCCGGGGGTCGGCCGCTTCCGGGTCAATATCTTCAAGCAGCGCAACGATGTGTCGATGGTAGTACGCAACGTCAAACTCGACATCCCGCGCTATGAAGACCTCAAGCTGCCGCCGGTGCTGCTGGAGACCGTGATGCTCAAGCAGGGCCTGATGCTGTTCGTCGGGGCCACCGGCTCGGGCAAGTCCACGTCGCTGGCGGCGTTGATCGATTACCGCAACCGACACAGTCGCGGACATATCGTCACCATCGAGGACCCCATCGAATTCATCCATCGGCATAAAAACTCGATCATCAACCAGCGCGAAGTGGGGGTGGACACCCGAAGTTTTCACATGGCCCTGAAAAACACCCTGCGCCAGGCACCGGACGTGGTGCTGATCGGTGAAATCCGCGACCGCGAAACCATGGAGCACGCGCTGGCCTTCGCCGACACCGGGCACCTGGTGATTTCCACCTTGCATGCGCACAACGCCAGCCAGGCGCTGGATCGCGTGATCAATTTCTTTCCCGAAGAGCGCCGGGGGCAGTTGCTCCACGATCTGGGCAACAACCTCAAGGCCTTCGTTTCGCAACGCTTGGTGCGTGCCCGTGACGGTGGGCGGCGGGTTGCAGTGGAAGTGCTGCTGGGGACGCCGACGGTTGGTGATCTGATCCGCCTCAATCGTCTGGATGACTTGAAGGAGATCATGGAGAAATCCACCGCCCAGGGTATGCAGACCTTCGATGCGGCGCTGTATGAGCTGGTGGTGGAGGGCGCGATCAGTGAGGAAGAGGCGTTGAAAAATGCTGATTCGGTGAACAATTTGCGATTGCGGGTGAAATTGCACGCCGAGGCCATTCCGGGCACTCACACGCCACCGGGCGATTGGGGCCTGATGGATTGA